A genomic stretch from Bos javanicus breed banteng chromosome 3, ARS-OSU_banteng_1.0, whole genome shotgun sequence includes:
- the RPS8 gene encoding small ribosomal subunit protein eS8: MGISRDNWHKRRKTGGKRKPYHKKRKYELGRPAANTKIGPRRIHTVRVRGGNKKYRALRLDVGNFSWGSECCTRKTRIIDVVYNASNNELVRTKTLVKNCIVLIDSTPYRQWYESHYALPLGRKKGAKLTPEEEEILNKKRSKKIQKKYDERKKNAKISSLLEEQFQQGKLLACIASRPGQCGRADGYVLEGKELEFYLRKIKARKGK, from the exons ATGG GCATCTCTCGGGACAACTGGCACAAGCGCCGTAAGACCGGGGGCAAGAGAAAGCCCTACCACAAGAAGCGAAAGTATGAGCTGGGACGCCCCGCTGCCAACACAAAG ATTGGCCCCCGCCGCATACACACAGTCCGTGTGCGGGGAGGCAACAAGAAGTACCGGGCCTTGAGGCTGGACGTGGGGAACTTCTCCTGGGGCTCGGAGT GTTGTACACGCAAGACAAGAATAATCGATGTTGTCTATAATGCATCCAACAACGAACTGGTCCGTACCAAGACCCTGGTGAAGAACTGTATTGTGCTTATCGACAGCACACCGTACCGACAGTGGTACGAGTCCCACTATGCACTGCCCCTGGGCCGCAAGAAGGGGGCCAAGCTG ACTCCTGAGGAGGAAGAGATTTTAAACAAGAAACGAtcaaagaaaattcagaagaaaTACGATGAGAGGAAAAAGAACGCGAAAATCAGCAGTCTTCTAGAGGAGCAGTTCCAGCAGGGCAAGCTTCTTG CATGCATCGCTTCAAGACCAGGCCAGTGTGGCCGAGCAGACGGCTATGTGCTAGAGGGAAAAGAGCTCGAGTTCTATCTGAGGAAGATCAAGGCCCGGAAAGGCAAATAA
- the BTBD19 gene encoding BTB/POZ domain-containing protein 19 isoform X2 — protein sequence METPGLVVHGEAAPFSTALRSLVNNPLYSDVRFVVGQERQEVFAHRCLLACRCNFFQRLLSSEPGPGVPSPVVLSTVPAEAFLAVLEFLYTNSAKLQRHSLCLEFVVKALDVELVCEALQVAVTFGLGQLQERCVAFIEAHSQETLRTRGFLELSAPALLPLLRSDKLCVDEAELVLAARSWARVGAAVLERPVAEVAAPVVRELRLALLAPAELSALEEQNRREPLIPVEQIVEAWKCHALRRGDAARGTPCRRRRGTLPREHHRFLDLPFK from the exons ATGGAGACCCCAGGACTGGTTGTGCATGGGGAGGCCGCGCCTTTTTCCACAGCACTCCGGAGCCTCGTCAACAACCCCTTATACAG TGATGTTCGCTTTGTGGTCGGTCAAGAACGGCAGGAGGTGTTTGCCCACCGGTGCTTGCTGGCGTGTAGATGCAACTTCTTCCAGCGACTTCTGAGCTCAGAGCCAGGCCCTGGGGTGCCTAGCCCTGTGGTGCTGAGTACCGTGCCAGCTGAGGCCTTCCTGGCAGTGCTGGAGTTTCTGTATACCAACAGTGCCAAGCTGCAACGCCACTCT CTGTGCCTGGAGTTTGTGGTGAAGGCACTGGACGTGGAGCTGGTTTGCGAGGCCCTGCAG GTTGCTGTAACCTTTGGCCTGGGACAGCTGCAGGAGCGTTGTGTGGCTTTCATTGAGGCCCACAGCCAG GAGACCCTCCGGACCCGTGGTTTCCTGGAGCTGTCCGCGCCCGCGTTGCTGCCCCTGCTGCGTAGCGACAAGCTGTGTGTGGACGAGGCCGAGCTGGTCCTCGCAGCCCGGAGTTGGGCGCGCGTGGgcgcg GCGGTGCTAGAGCGGCCTGTGGCCGAGGTGGCGGCCCCGGTGGTGCGGGAGCTGAGACTGGCCTTGCTGGCTCCGGCAGAGCTGAGCGCCCTGGAAGAACAGAACCGGCGGGAGCCGCTCATCCCG GTGGAACAGATCGTGGAGGCGTGGAAGTGTCATGCTCTGCGGAGAGGGGATGCGGCCCGGGGCACCCCGTGCCGCCGCCGGAGGGGCACTCTGCCCCGGGAGCATCATCGCTTTTTGGATCTGCCCTTTAAGTGA
- the PLK3 gene encoding serine/threonine-protein kinase PLK3 isoform X1, with translation MEPAAGFLSPRPFPRAAAPPAPPAGPGPPGSPKPGSEPEVLAETPAPDPGRLITDPRSGRTYFKGRLLGKGGFARCYEATDTETGNAYAVKVISQSRITKPHQREKILNEIELHRGLQHRHIVRFSHHFEDADNIYIFLELCSRKSLAHIWKARHTLLEPEVRYYLRQILSGLKYLHQRGILHRDLKLGNFFITENMELKMGDFGLATRLEPPEHRKKTICGTPNYVAPEVLQRQGHGPEADVWSLGCVMYTLLCGSPPFETVDLKETYRCIKQVHYTLPASLSLPARQLLAAILRASPQDRPSIDQILRHDFFTKGYTPDRLPVSSCVTVPDLTPLNPARILFVKVTKSLFGRKKNKNKNRPEERDEVSCLVNGLTRTSIGHQDARPEAPAASGPAPLSLVETAPEDSSPRGTLASSGDGFEEGLTVATVVESALCALRNCLAFMPPAEQNPAPLAQPEPLVWVSKWVDYSNKFGFGYQLSSRRVAVLFNNGTHMALSANRKTVHYNPTSTKHFSFSVGAVPRALQPQLGVLKYFASYMEQRLMKGGDLPSVEEVEVPVPPLLLQWVKTDQALLMLFSDGTIQVNFYGDHTKLILSGWEPLLVTFVARNRSACTYLASHLQQLGCSPDLRQRLHYALRLLRDRCPV, from the exons ATGGAGCCCGCGGCCGGCTTCTTGTCCCCGCGACCCTTCCCTCGTGCGGCCGCCCCGCCAGCGCCCCCGGCCGGACCCGGGCCGCCTGGAAGTCCCAAGCCTGGATCTGAGCCAGAGGTGCTGGCCGAGACTCCGGCACCGGACCCTGGGCGCCTCATCACCGACCCGCGGAGCGGCCGCACCTACTTCAAAGGCCGCCTGTTGGGCAAG GGGGGCTTTGCCCGCTGCTACGAGGCCACTGACACAGAGACCGGCAATGCCTACGCGGTCAAAGTCATCTCGCAGAGCCGCATTACCAAGCCGCATCAGCGTGAGAAG ATCCTAAACGAGATTGAGCTGCACCGCGGCCTGCAGCACCGCCACATCGTGCGTTTCTCGCACCACTTTGAGGATGCTGACAACATATACATTTTCCTGGAGCTCTGCAGCCGAAAG TCCCTGGCCCACATCTGGAAGGCCCGGCACACCCTGTTGGAGCCAGAGGTGCGCTACTACCTTCGGCAGATCCTTTCCGGACTCAAGTACTTGCACCAGCGGGGCATCTTGCACCGGGACCTCAAGCTAG GAAATTTTTTTATCACTGAAAACATGGAACTGAAGATGGGGGATTTTGGACTGGCAACCCGGTTGGAGCCCCCAGAGCATAGGAAGAA GACCATCTGTGGTACCCCCAACTATGTGGCCCCAGAAGTGCTGCAGAGACAAGGCCACGGCCCGGAGGCAGATGTGTGGTCCCTGGGCTGTGTCAT GTACACGCTGCTATGTGGGAGTCCCCCCTTTGAGACCGTTGACCTGAAGGAGACGTACCGCTGCATCAAGCAGGTTCACTACACGCTGCCTGCCAGCCTCTCATTGCCTGCCCGGCAGCTCCTGGCCGCCATCCTTCGAGCTTCACCCCAAGACCGCCCCTCAATTGACCAGATCCTGCGCCACGACTTCTTTACCAAG GGCTACACCCCGGACCGGCTCCCTGTCAGCAGCTGTGTGACAGTCCCAGACCTGACACCCCTTAACCCAGCTAGGATTCTGTTTGTCAAAGTTACCAAGAGCCTCTTTGGGAGAAAGAAGAATAAGA ATAAGAACCGTCCGGAGGAGCGGGACGAGGTCTCCTGTTTGGTGAATGGCCTCACTCGGACGTCCATTGGCCATCAGGATGCCAGGCCCGAG GCTCCAGCAGCTTCAGGTCCAGCCCCCCTCAGCCTGGTAGAGACAGCACCTGAAGACAGTTCACCCCGTGGGACGCTGGCAAGCAGTGGAGATG GGTTTGAAGAAGGTCTGACTGTGGCCACAGTGGTGGAGTCAGCCCTCTGTGCTCTGAGAAACTGCCTGGCCTTCATGCCCCCAG CTGAACAGAACCCAGCTCCCCTGGCACAACCAGAACCTCTGGTGTGGGTCAGCAAGTGGGTTGACTACTCcaacaagtttggctttgggtaTCAATTGTCCAGCCGCCGTGTGGCTGTGCTCTTCAACAACGGCACACACATGGCCCTGTCGGCCAACAGAAA GACTGTGCACTACAACCCCACCAGCACTAAGCACTTCTCCTTCTCTGTGGGTGCCGTGCCTCGGGCTCTGCAGCCTCAGCTGGGTGTCCTGAAGTATTTCGCCTCCTACATGGAGCAGCGCCTCATGAAG GGTGGAGATCTGCCCAGTGTGGAAGAGGTGGAGGTGCCTGTGCCCCCACTCCTACTGCAGTGGGTCAAGACCGATCAGGCCCTACTCATGCTTTTTAGTGATGGCACCATTCAG GTGAACTTCTACGGAGACCACACCAAGCTGATCCTCAGTGGCTGGGAGCCCCTCCTTGTGACTTTCGTGGCCCGCAATCGCAGTGCTTGTACTTACCTCGCTTCCCACCTTCAGCAGCTGGGCTGCTCCCCAGATCTGCGGCAGCGGCTTCACTATGCTCTGCGCCTGCTCCGGGACCGCTGCCCGGTCTAG
- the DYNLT4 gene encoding dynein light chain Tctex-type 4, producing the protein MAGRPVAPGRQEEEAKDHGLKLSAARPLGHLPSIDETRPAGLGPASRRGSVLGPVLSFSRRNSLAGPSAGPGGRRPSLGPVPPLGSRVSFSGLPLAPARRMAPSYRTEPAPGERWETARAQQALEAALAEGLRDACYSGAEAGRLAQELCELVRRRLRELSPPRYKLVCSVVLGQRAGQGVRVVSRALWDAACDGLASAAVTNASLFAVATVHGLYCE; encoded by the coding sequence ATGGCTGGCAGGCCTGTGGCCCCCGGACGCCAGGAGGAGGAGGCCAAAGATCATGGGCTGAAACTATCAGCAGCGCGGCCTCTAGGCCACCTGCCCAGCATTGATGAAACCCGACCAGCTGGCCTGGGCCCGGCCTCCCGCCGTGGCTCCGTCCTAGGTCCGGTCTTGTCCTTTTCACGCCGCAACTCACTGGCTGGGCCAAGTGCAGGCCCTGGGGGTCGACGCCCATCCCTGGGCCCCGTGCCCCCTCTAGGCTCGCGAGTCAGCTTCTCTGGCTTGCCCCTGGCACCCGCCCGCCGGATGGCACCCTCGTACCGCACGGAGCCGGCGCCGGGGGAGCGCTGGGAGACTGCGCGCGCACAGCAGGCCCTGGAGGCAGCGTTGGCCGAGGGACTGCGGGACGCATGCTACTCAGGCGCGGAGGCCGGGCGGCTGGCGCAGGAGCTGTGCGAGCTGGTGCGCAGGCGCCTGCGCGAGCTCAGCCCGCCGCGCTACAAGCTGGTGTGCAGCGTGGTGCTGGGGCAGCGCGCGGGCCAGGGCGTCCGCGTGGTCAGCCGCGCGCTCTGGGACGCCGCGTGCGACGGGTTGGCCTCGGCTGCCGTCACCAACGCCTCGCTCTTCGCCGTGGCCACGGTCCACGGACTCTACTGCGAGTGA
- the BTBD19 gene encoding BTB/POZ domain-containing protein 19 isoform X1 yields METPGLVVHGEAAPFSTALRSLVNNPLYSDVRFVVGQERQEVFAHRCLLACRCNFFQRLLSSEPGPGVPSPVVLSTVPAEAFLAVLEFLYTNSAKLQRHSVLEVLTAAVEYGLEELRELCLEFVVKALDVELVCEALQVAVTFGLGQLQERCVAFIEAHSQETLRTRGFLELSAPALLPLLRSDKLCVDEAELVLAARSWARVGAAVLERPVAEVAAPVVRELRLALLAPAELSALEEQNRREPLIPVEQIVEAWKCHALRRGDAARGTPCRRRRGTLPREHHRFLDLPFK; encoded by the exons ATGGAGACCCCAGGACTGGTTGTGCATGGGGAGGCCGCGCCTTTTTCCACAGCACTCCGGAGCCTCGTCAACAACCCCTTATACAG TGATGTTCGCTTTGTGGTCGGTCAAGAACGGCAGGAGGTGTTTGCCCACCGGTGCTTGCTGGCGTGTAGATGCAACTTCTTCCAGCGACTTCTGAGCTCAGAGCCAGGCCCTGGGGTGCCTAGCCCTGTGGTGCTGAGTACCGTGCCAGCTGAGGCCTTCCTGGCAGTGCTGGAGTTTCTGTATACCAACAGTGCCAAGCTGCAACGCCACTCT GTGCTCGAGGTGTTGACAGCGGCTGTGGAGTATGGGCTGGAGGAACTTCGAGAG CTGTGCCTGGAGTTTGTGGTGAAGGCACTGGACGTGGAGCTGGTTTGCGAGGCCCTGCAG GTTGCTGTAACCTTTGGCCTGGGACAGCTGCAGGAGCGTTGTGTGGCTTTCATTGAGGCCCACAGCCAG GAGACCCTCCGGACCCGTGGTTTCCTGGAGCTGTCCGCGCCCGCGTTGCTGCCCCTGCTGCGTAGCGACAAGCTGTGTGTGGACGAGGCCGAGCTGGTCCTCGCAGCCCGGAGTTGGGCGCGCGTGGgcgcg GCGGTGCTAGAGCGGCCTGTGGCCGAGGTGGCGGCCCCGGTGGTGCGGGAGCTGAGACTGGCCTTGCTGGCTCCGGCAGAGCTGAGCGCCCTGGAAGAACAGAACCGGCGGGAGCCGCTCATCCCG GTGGAACAGATCGTGGAGGCGTGGAAGTGTCATGCTCTGCGGAGAGGGGATGCGGCCCGGGGCACCCCGTGCCGCCGCCGGAGGGGCACTCTGCCCCGGGAGCATCATCGCTTTTTGGATCTGCCCTTTAAGTGA
- the BEST4 gene encoding bestrophin-4: protein MTVSYTLKVAEARFGGFSGLLLRWRGSIYKLLYKEFLLFIALYALLSVTYRLLLTQEQKRVYAQVARYCNRSADLIPLSFVLGFYVTMVVNRWWAQYTSIPLPDQLMCVISATVHGVDQRGRLLRRTLIRYANLASVLVLRSVSTRVLKRFPTMEHVVDAGFMSQEERKKFESLKSDFNKYWIPCVWFTNLAAQARRDGRIRDDIALCLLLEELNKYRAKCSMLFHYDWISIPLVYTQVVTIAVYSFFALSLVGRQFVEPVAGAATPREPLEPGQAAGDLDMYVPLTTLLQFFFYAGWLKVAEQIINPFGEDDDDFETNQLIDRNLQVSLLSVDDMYQNLPPAEKDAYWDEDSAQPPYTVATVAESLRPSFLGSTFNLRMSDDPEQSLQVEASPVPARPVTAQTPLLSRFLGVGAPSPAISLRNFGRIRAPRTPHLVRFRAEEGGDIEAADRIEEEASGSGDETQEP from the exons ATGACGGTCTCCTACACCCTCAAAGTGGCAGAGGCCCGCTTCGGAGGCTTCTCTGGCCTGCTTCTCCGTTGGCGGGGAAGCATCTACAAGCTCCTCTACAAGGAGTTCCTCCTCTTCATCGCCCTGTATGCTCTGCTCAGCGTCACCTACCG GCTGCTGCTGACCCAGGAGCAGAAGCGTGTGTATGCTCAGGTGGCCCGATACTGCAACCGCTCTGCGGACCTCATCCCCTTGTCCTTTGTACTGG GTTTCTACGTGACCATGGTGGTGAACCGCTGGTGGGCCCAGTACACAAGCATCCCGCTGCCAGACCAGCTGATGTGCGTCATCTCAGCTACCGTGCACGGCGTGGACCAGCGTGGCCGTCTGCTGCGCCGGACCCTCATCCGCTACGCCAACCTGGCGTCGGTGCTGGTGCTGCGCTCTGTCAGCACGCGCGTGCTCAAGCGCTTTCCCACCATGGAGCACGTGGTGGACGCAG GTTTCATGtcccaggaagagaggaaaaagttTGAGAGCCTGAAATCTGACTTCAATAAGTACTGGATTCCTTGCGTCTGGTTCACCAACCTGGCGGCCCAGGCCCGGAGGGATGGGCGAATCCGTGATGACATTGCTCTCTGCCTGCTCCTGGAA GAGCTGAATAAGTACCGGGCCAAGTGCAGCATGCTCTTCCACTATGACTGGATCAGCATCCCCCTCGTCTACACCCAA gtggtGACCATAGCGGTATACTCCTTCTTTGCCCTCTCCTTGGTGGGCCGCCAGTTTGTGGAGCCAGTGGCAGGGGCTGCCACACCTCGGGAGCCTCTGGAGCCAGGGCAAGCCGCAGGGGACCTGGACATGTACGTGCCTCTCACCACTCTGCTGCAGTTCTTCTTCTATGCCGGCTGGCTCAAG GTGGCAGAACAGATCATCAATCCCTTTGGTGAGGATGACGACGACTTTGAAACCAACCAGCTTATAGACCGCAACTTGCAG GTATCCCTGCTCTCCGTGGATGACATGTACCAGAACCTGCCTCCCGCGGAGAAGGACGCGTACTGGGATGAGGACTCGGCGCAGCCGCCCTACACGGTGGCCACGGTGGCCGAGTCGCTGCGGCCTTCCTTCCTGGGCTCCACCTTCAACCTGCG CATGAGCGACGACCCTGAGCAGAGCCTGCAGGTGGAGGCGTCCCCTGTGCCAGCCCGGCCGGTGACCGCGCAGACCCCGCTGCTCAGCCGCTTCCTGGGCGTAGGCGCTCCCTCGCCAGCCATCAGCCTCCGGAACTTCGGCCGCATCCGCGCCCCGCGTACCCCGCATCTGGTGCGCTTCCGGGCCGAAGAGGGCGGCGACATCGAGGCAGCGGACCGCATTGAGGAGGAGGCGTCAGGGTCAGGGGACGAGACCCAGGAGCCCTGA
- the PLK3 gene encoding serine/threonine-protein kinase PLK3 isoform X2, with the protein MEPAAGFLSPRPFPRAAAPPAPPAGPGPPGSPKPGSEPEVLAETPAPDPGRLITDPRSGRTYFKGRLLGKGGFARCYEATDTETGNAYAVKVISQSRITKPHQREKILNEIELHRGLQHRHIVRFSHHFEDADNIYIFLELCSRKSLAHIWKARHTLLEPEVRYYLRQILSGLKYLHQRGILHRDLKLGNFFITENMELKMGDFGLATRLEPPEHRKKYTLLCGSPPFETVDLKETYRCIKQVHYTLPASLSLPARQLLAAILRASPQDRPSIDQILRHDFFTKGYTPDRLPVSSCVTVPDLTPLNPARILFVKVTKSLFGRKKNKNKNRPEERDEVSCLVNGLTRTSIGHQDARPEAPAASGPAPLSLVETAPEDSSPRGTLASSGDGFEEGLTVATVVESALCALRNCLAFMPPAEQNPAPLAQPEPLVWVSKWVDYSNKFGFGYQLSSRRVAVLFNNGTHMALSANRKTVHYNPTSTKHFSFSVGAVPRALQPQLGVLKYFASYMEQRLMKGGDLPSVEEVEVPVPPLLLQWVKTDQALLMLFSDGTIQVNFYGDHTKLILSGWEPLLVTFVARNRSACTYLASHLQQLGCSPDLRQRLHYALRLLRDRCPV; encoded by the exons ATGGAGCCCGCGGCCGGCTTCTTGTCCCCGCGACCCTTCCCTCGTGCGGCCGCCCCGCCAGCGCCCCCGGCCGGACCCGGGCCGCCTGGAAGTCCCAAGCCTGGATCTGAGCCAGAGGTGCTGGCCGAGACTCCGGCACCGGACCCTGGGCGCCTCATCACCGACCCGCGGAGCGGCCGCACCTACTTCAAAGGCCGCCTGTTGGGCAAG GGGGGCTTTGCCCGCTGCTACGAGGCCACTGACACAGAGACCGGCAATGCCTACGCGGTCAAAGTCATCTCGCAGAGCCGCATTACCAAGCCGCATCAGCGTGAGAAG ATCCTAAACGAGATTGAGCTGCACCGCGGCCTGCAGCACCGCCACATCGTGCGTTTCTCGCACCACTTTGAGGATGCTGACAACATATACATTTTCCTGGAGCTCTGCAGCCGAAAG TCCCTGGCCCACATCTGGAAGGCCCGGCACACCCTGTTGGAGCCAGAGGTGCGCTACTACCTTCGGCAGATCCTTTCCGGACTCAAGTACTTGCACCAGCGGGGCATCTTGCACCGGGACCTCAAGCTAG GAAATTTTTTTATCACTGAAAACATGGAACTGAAGATGGGGGATTTTGGACTGGCAACCCGGTTGGAGCCCCCAGAGCATAGGAAGAA GTACACGCTGCTATGTGGGAGTCCCCCCTTTGAGACCGTTGACCTGAAGGAGACGTACCGCTGCATCAAGCAGGTTCACTACACGCTGCCTGCCAGCCTCTCATTGCCTGCCCGGCAGCTCCTGGCCGCCATCCTTCGAGCTTCACCCCAAGACCGCCCCTCAATTGACCAGATCCTGCGCCACGACTTCTTTACCAAG GGCTACACCCCGGACCGGCTCCCTGTCAGCAGCTGTGTGACAGTCCCAGACCTGACACCCCTTAACCCAGCTAGGATTCTGTTTGTCAAAGTTACCAAGAGCCTCTTTGGGAGAAAGAAGAATAAGA ATAAGAACCGTCCGGAGGAGCGGGACGAGGTCTCCTGTTTGGTGAATGGCCTCACTCGGACGTCCATTGGCCATCAGGATGCCAGGCCCGAG GCTCCAGCAGCTTCAGGTCCAGCCCCCCTCAGCCTGGTAGAGACAGCACCTGAAGACAGTTCACCCCGTGGGACGCTGGCAAGCAGTGGAGATG GGTTTGAAGAAGGTCTGACTGTGGCCACAGTGGTGGAGTCAGCCCTCTGTGCTCTGAGAAACTGCCTGGCCTTCATGCCCCCAG CTGAACAGAACCCAGCTCCCCTGGCACAACCAGAACCTCTGGTGTGGGTCAGCAAGTGGGTTGACTACTCcaacaagtttggctttgggtaTCAATTGTCCAGCCGCCGTGTGGCTGTGCTCTTCAACAACGGCACACACATGGCCCTGTCGGCCAACAGAAA GACTGTGCACTACAACCCCACCAGCACTAAGCACTTCTCCTTCTCTGTGGGTGCCGTGCCTCGGGCTCTGCAGCCTCAGCTGGGTGTCCTGAAGTATTTCGCCTCCTACATGGAGCAGCGCCTCATGAAG GGTGGAGATCTGCCCAGTGTGGAAGAGGTGGAGGTGCCTGTGCCCCCACTCCTACTGCAGTGGGTCAAGACCGATCAGGCCCTACTCATGCTTTTTAGTGATGGCACCATTCAG GTGAACTTCTACGGAGACCACACCAAGCTGATCCTCAGTGGCTGGGAGCCCCTCCTTGTGACTTTCGTGGCCCGCAATCGCAGTGCTTGTACTTACCTCGCTTCCCACCTTCAGCAGCTGGGCTGCTCCCCAGATCTGCGGCAGCGGCTTCACTATGCTCTGCGCCTGCTCCGGGACCGCTGCCCGGTCTAG